In Deltaproteobacteria bacterium, a genomic segment contains:
- a CDS encoding hydantoinase B/oxoprolinase family protein codes for MDVHPILLEVFKNRFSSIAEEMGVTLVRTAFSPNIKERRDCSCAVFNRNGDTVAQAAHIPVHLGSMPLSVKSAIESVGFRDGDMAVLNDPFKGGTHLPDITVVAPVFFGGSSPSFYVANRAHHADVGGEGDFAAQVMSNVTGVRRIIGLLETHGLETLTFYADRLIDYSETITRKAIESIPDGVYEFEDVMEDDGKGHENIRIHVRIQVEGDGMTFDFGGSDDQVRGGVNAVYAITLSAVLYVLRSLISEDIPPNAGCLKPIRVKTRKGSVVDARFPAGVAAGNVETSQRIVDVVLGALSKAVPDRVPAAGQGTMNNVTIVGIDPRTDLPFAYYETLAGGMGASAGGHGEHAVHSHMTNTMNTPVEALEYSYPFLVTEYSIREGSGGKGRFNGGNGLTREIRLLSDAEVTVLSERRRVPPYGLMGGSPGKTVRNVIARNGAQTEQPGKFNEILSKGDVVRIETPGGGGYGEED; via the coding sequence ATGGACGTACATCCGATTTTGCTGGAAGTGTTCAAGAACCGTTTTTCTTCCATTGCCGAAGAGATGGGTGTCACGCTGGTGCGCACGGCGTTTTCGCCCAACATCAAGGAGCGCCGGGACTGTTCGTGCGCCGTTTTCAATCGTAACGGGGACACGGTGGCCCAGGCCGCGCATATACCGGTGCATCTGGGCTCCATGCCCTTGTCCGTGAAATCCGCCATTGAAAGCGTCGGATTCCGGGACGGGGACATGGCCGTGTTGAACGATCCTTTCAAGGGCGGCACGCACTTGCCCGACATCACGGTGGTGGCGCCGGTGTTTTTCGGGGGATCCTCGCCTTCGTTTTATGTGGCCAACCGGGCGCATCATGCCGACGTGGGAGGTGAAGGGGATTTCGCGGCCCAGGTCATGTCGAACGTGACGGGCGTACGCCGCATCATCGGTCTTCTCGAGACCCATGGTCTCGAAACCCTGACCTTTTACGCCGACCGTTTGATCGACTATTCCGAGACCATCACCCGCAAGGCCATCGAGTCCATTCCCGACGGAGTATACGAGTTCGAAGACGTGATGGAGGACGACGGAAAGGGGCATGAAAACATCCGCATACACGTGCGGATTCAGGTCGAGGGAGACGGAATGACCTTCGACTTCGGCGGATCCGACGACCAGGTCCGGGGCGGCGTCAACGCGGTGTACGCCATCACCCTGTCCGCCGTGTTGTACGTATTGAGGTCCCTCATTTCCGAGGACATTCCACCCAACGCCGGATGTCTCAAGCCTATCCGCGTGAAGACCCGGAAAGGGTCCGTGGTGGACGCCCGTTTCCCCGCCGGAGTGGCGGCCGGCAACGTCGAGACATCCCAGCGTATCGTGGACGTGGTGCTAGGCGCTCTGTCCAAGGCCGTACCGGACCGGGTTCCGGCCGCGGGCCAGGGCACCATGAACAACGTGACCATCGTAGGCATCGATCCCCGGACCGACTTGCCCTTTGCCTACTACGAGACCCTGGCCGGCGGCATGGGCGCTTCGGCCGGCGGCCACGGCGAGCACGCGGTGCACTCGCACATGACCAACACCATGAATACGCCCGTGGAAGCGTTGGAATACAGCTACCCGTTTCTGGTTACCGAATATTCCATTCGGGAAGGTTCGGGAGGCAAGGGCCGGTTCAACGGAGGCAATGGCCTCACGCGTGAAATCCGGCTGCTGTCGGACGCGGAAGTCACGGTCCTGTCCGAACGTAGACGCGTTCCACCTTACGGCCTCATGGGCGGAAGCCCGGGCAAAACCGTCAGAAACGTCATCGCCCGAAACGGCGCACAAACAGAACAACCCGGCAAATTCAACGAAATCCTGTCCAAAGGAGACGTGGTTCGCATCGAAACACCCGGCGGCGGCGGATATGGGGAGGAAGATTGA
- a CDS encoding hydantoinase/oxoprolinase family protein, translated as MVVIGIDTGGTFTDFIFRHGEQWELYKCLSTPSNPAEAILDGLRHIAAQGEKTIVHGSTVATNAILERKGVKTALVTNRGFEDVIEIGRQNRTRLYDLKYRREPHIVPKSLRFGVAGRVGCNGEIHESFDESGARETARRILEENAESVAVCFLFSFANPDHERTMKRILEDSGISVSASHEILSEFREYERTSTTVINAYVSPVMKKYISHLANSMEPKDRLRIMQSNGGAISAETAMTEPVRTILSGPAGGVVGAFEIGRIAGRRRLITFDMGGTSTDVSLIDGGLSLTTESKISEYPVKVPMADIHTVGAGGGSIARPDAGGSLKVGPDSAGADPGPICYGTGRDITVTDANLYLGRLAPERFLGGNMRLHPERLGPFFEAMAKPLGLTPIELAQGVLDVANTNMEKAIRVISVERGYDPAEFTLFSFGGAGPMHAAFLARLLHIPEVLAPQHPGILSAMGMLMADVVKDYSQTVMIQEKELDQDDLIQQFRALEKRAYLDLLEEGVQQEQALMERYLDMRYQGQSYEILAPFGEDCIGRFHELHESTYGYRNPNKSVEIVNVRLRARGVPDKPEFRPSTLAGETPPPEAFLGERNVVFDLENVKAKILSRERLMPGNLVPGPAIVAEYSSTVVIPPFAQGRVDPYGNFLLEID; from the coding sequence ATGGTCGTTATAGGCATAGACACCGGGGGCACCTTCACGGATTTCATATTCCGGCACGGGGAACAGTGGGAACTGTACAAGTGTCTCTCCACCCCATCCAACCCCGCGGAAGCCATCCTCGATGGCCTGCGTCACATCGCCGCGCAGGGTGAAAAAACCATTGTGCACGGGTCCACCGTGGCCACCAACGCCATTCTCGAACGCAAGGGGGTGAAAACCGCGCTGGTGACCAATCGAGGGTTCGAGGACGTGATCGAAATCGGACGTCAAAACCGCACTCGCCTCTACGACCTCAAATACAGGCGAGAGCCTCACATCGTGCCGAAATCGCTCCGGTTCGGCGTCGCGGGTCGAGTCGGATGCAACGGCGAGATCCATGAATCCTTCGACGAGTCCGGAGCACGGGAAACGGCCCGGCGCATTCTGGAGGAAAACGCCGAGTCGGTGGCCGTCTGCTTCCTCTTCTCTTTTGCCAATCCGGATCACGAGCGCACCATGAAACGTATCCTCGAGGATTCCGGAATTTCCGTATCCGCCTCTCATGAAATTCTTTCCGAGTTTCGTGAATACGAACGGACCTCGACCACGGTGATCAATGCCTACGTGTCCCCCGTGATGAAGAAATACATATCCCATCTTGCGAACTCCATGGAGCCGAAGGACCGCCTCCGGATCATGCAATCCAACGGCGGGGCCATATCAGCGGAAACCGCCATGACCGAACCTGTTCGCACCATACTGTCCGGTCCCGCGGGCGGAGTTGTGGGAGCCTTCGAAATCGGCAGGATCGCCGGTCGCCGGCGGCTCATCACGTTCGACATGGGCGGAACCTCGACGGACGTGTCCTTGATCGACGGAGGGCTTTCTCTGACCACCGAGTCCAAGATCTCCGAATACCCGGTAAAAGTGCCCATGGCGGACATCCACACCGTGGGCGCCGGGGGCGGCTCCATCGCGCGTCCGGACGCAGGCGGCTCCCTGAAAGTGGGTCCTGACAGCGCGGGGGCGGATCCCGGTCCCATCTGCTACGGAACCGGCCGAGACATCACGGTTACGGACGCCAATCTCTACCTGGGCAGACTGGCGCCGGAACGCTTCCTCGGAGGAAACATGCGCCTGCATCCGGAACGCCTGGGACCCTTCTTCGAGGCCATGGCCAAACCGTTGGGATTGACCCCCATCGAGCTGGCCCAGGGCGTTCTCGACGTGGCCAACACGAACATGGAAAAGGCCATCCGGGTCATCTCCGTCGAGCGGGGCTACGATCCCGCCGAATTCACCCTGTTCTCGTTCGGCGGCGCGGGACCCATGCACGCCGCGTTTCTGGCCCGCCTGCTGCATATCCCCGAGGTGCTGGCGCCCCAACATCCGGGAATCCTCTCCGCCATGGGTATGCTCATGGCCGACGTGGTCAAGGATTATTCGCAAACCGTCATGATCCAGGAAAAAGAATTGGACCAGGATGACCTTATCCAACAATTCCGAGCCCTCGAAAAACGCGCCTATCTCGATCTCCTCGAAGAAGGGGTTCAACAGGAACAGGCGCTCATGGAGCGTTACCTGGATATGCGCTACCAAGGTCAATCCTATGAAATCCTGGCGCCTTTCGGTGAAGACTGCATAGGCCGGTTTCACGAACTGCATGAAAGCACGTACGGTTACCGCAATCCTAACAAGTCCGTGGAAATCGTCAATGTGCGTCTGCGGGCCCGGGGGGTTCCGGACAAACCCGAATTCCGGCCATCGACCCTAGCCGGCGAAACGCCTCCGCCCGAGGCTTTCCTCGGCGAACGAAACGTGGTGTTCGACCTCGAGAACGTAAAGGCCAAGATTCTTTCCAGGGAACGCCTGATGCCGGGCAACCTCGTCCCGGGGCCGGCCATCGTGGCGGAATACAGCTCGACCGTGGTGATCCCCCCCTTCGCCCAAGGCCGCGTGGACCCCTACGGCAATTTTTTGTTGGAGATTGATTGA
- a CDS encoding MFS transporter encodes MAGIGLGVLMATIDASIVNVALPTLVETLHTDFATVQWVVISYVLVITSLVIGVARLGDMLGRKRVYTAGLALFTLGSLLCGMAPTVGWLIGFRALQGCGAVMAQALGAALVAMIFPASERGRALGIVGSIVAVGLSIGPALGGLLIGWVGWRTIFLVNVPVGLMAAIMVGRFVPTDLPGSPNQKFDPLGAVVLLATLVCYAIGMTLGQKWGFGNSHALILLVAAALGFAFFLIVEGSVAHPMIKLGMFRNALFSINLIMSLLVFVALAGTFILPFFLELVLEYRTEQVGLMMMVVPVTMGIVAPASGMLADRFGPRGITLLGLTLAAAGCVIISTLDSGVAPLGYILRLTPLGLGLGMFLSPNNSAILGEAPREHIGIASGLLSLSRTLGNTSGFPLMGALFSSCVLAAAGLPPATSVTAAPVEALQIGVTGVFRIASVVIFCSAMLAALAYWIERKRHTADTGPRQSGSP; translated from the coding sequence ATGGCGGGTATCGGTCTGGGCGTGCTCATGGCCACCATCGACGCCAGTATCGTCAACGTGGCGTTGCCCACGCTGGTGGAAACACTTCACACCGATTTCGCGACGGTTCAATGGGTAGTGATCAGCTATGTTCTTGTGATCACCTCTCTCGTGATCGGTGTGGCCCGGCTGGGGGATATGCTGGGACGCAAGCGAGTCTACACGGCGGGACTCGCCCTGTTCACCCTGGGGTCCCTGCTCTGCGGAATGGCTCCCACCGTGGGTTGGCTCATCGGTTTCCGTGCGTTGCAGGGCTGCGGAGCCGTGATGGCGCAAGCCCTCGGCGCGGCCCTAGTGGCCATGATTTTTCCCGCGTCCGAAAGAGGAAGGGCGTTGGGGATCGTCGGCAGCATCGTGGCCGTGGGACTCTCGATCGGTCCGGCCCTGGGCGGCCTCCTTATCGGATGGGTGGGCTGGCGAACGATCTTCCTGGTGAACGTACCCGTGGGATTGATGGCGGCGATCATGGTCGGGCGCTTTGTGCCGACCGACCTCCCGGGCTCCCCTAATCAGAAATTCGATCCTCTTGGCGCGGTGGTTCTGCTGGCCACCCTGGTCTGTTACGCCATTGGCATGACTTTGGGACAAAAGTGGGGGTTCGGGAATTCCCATGCCCTCATCTTGCTGGTGGCCGCAGCGTTGGGTTTCGCTTTCTTTCTGATCGTCGAGGGCTCGGTGGCCCACCCCATGATCAAACTCGGGATGTTTCGGAACGCACTGTTCAGCATCAACCTGATCATGTCGCTCCTGGTGTTCGTGGCGCTGGCGGGCACTTTTATTCTTCCGTTTTTCCTCGAGCTCGTCCTGGAATATCGGACCGAACAGGTCGGACTTATGATGATGGTGGTTCCAGTGACCATGGGGATCGTGGCGCCGGCCTCCGGCATGCTGGCGGACCGCTTCGGTCCGAGGGGTATCACCTTGCTGGGTCTGACGCTCGCTGCGGCGGGATGCGTGATCATCAGCACGCTGGATTCCGGTGTTGCCCCGCTCGGGTATATACTCCGCCTGACGCCGCTGGGCTTAGGGCTGGGCATGTTCCTGTCTCCGAACAACAGCGCGATCCTGGGTGAGGCCCCCCGTGAGCACATCGGAATCGCGTCGGGCTTGTTGTCCCTGTCCAGGACCTTGGGTAACACCTCCGGATTTCCATTGATGGGAGCGCTCTTCTCGTCCTGCGTGCTGGCAGCGGCCGGGTTGCCGCCGGCCACGAGTGTAACGGCCGCGCCCGTGGAAGCGCTCCAAATCGGGGTGACGGGCGTTTTCCGGATCGCCTCGGTCGTCATTTTCTGTTCCGCCATGTTAGCGGCGCTCGCTTATTGGATCGAACGCAAACGACATACCGCGGACACGGGCCCAAGGCAATCCGGGTCGCCATAA